The following proteins are encoded in a genomic region of Bicyclus anynana chromosome 12, ilBicAnyn1.1, whole genome shotgun sequence:
- the LOC128198572 gene encoding uncharacterized protein LOC128198572: MEKLRFTFAVLAASDSKSNIICITSIETPDGHVFDIPDDLKPASKHTAITTTDIFTKIKNSLKKRHQSRKIWIPLTQDLRTIYLDDGDNVQFGDQYLNEITQESKLSDNNTEIGNENKNLGKLAERFLLEKFSGKTSNVNQWVGEFESECLRFDIIKDAEKIETLKHLLECRCLDWYTSMLIKFSINAGWDTWKTNFCETYGNPGWSQIKYAFTFKFQGGSLLDYATKKERLLLEINKEIDTQTLINLIVMGLPDYIMFKMNRESITSTANLFNEIGKHEQTVNKNNYNKFKRNILENKVKSDKIKPCKLCEKLNKGTRFHLEEKCWFKQQTDNHENRRHYSKNVNNNILDVELNDNEPKNDY, from the coding sequence ATGGAAAAGTTACGATTCACGTTTGCAGTATTAGCAGCATCGGATAGCAAATCTAATATAATTTGCATAACTTCAATCGAAACACCTGATGGACATGTATTTGACATTCCCGACGATTTGAAGCCTGCGAGCAAGCACACTGCTATAACTACAACAGATATTTtcaccaaaatcaagaattCTCTAAAAAAGAGACATCAGTCAAGGAAAATATGGATCCCCTTAACCCAAGACTTGAGAACAATTTACCtggatgatggtgataatgtaCAATTTGGGGATCAGTATTTAAACGAAATTACACAAGAATCGAAGCTTTCAGATAATAATACAGAGataggtaatgaaaataaaaatttaggaAAATTAGCAGAAAGATTTTTACTCGAGAAGTTTTCAGGAAAAACATCAAATGTTAACCAATGGGTCGGTGAATTTGAGAGTGAATGTCTACGTTTTGATATAATAAAGGATGCAGAAAAAATCGAGACTTTAAAGCATTTACTTGAATGTAGGTGTCTGGATTGGTATACtagtatgttaataaaattttcaataaacgcAGGATGGGATACATGGAAAACTAATTTCTGTGAAACATATGGTAACCCGGGTTGGTCACAAATTAAATATGCATTTACATTTAAGTTTCAAGGAGGTTCGTTACTGGATTATGCcacaaaaaaagaaagattattactagaaataaataaagaaattgacACACAGACATTGATTAATCTTATTGTTATGGGTCTACCGGATTATATAATGTTCAAAATGAACAGGGAATCTATAACATCCACTGCAAATCTTTTCAATGAAATTGGTAAACATGAACAAACAgtcaataaaaacaattacaataaattcaagagaaatattttagaaaataaagtaaagagTGATAAAATTAAGCCTTGTAAATTATGTGAAAAGCTTAATAAAGGTACCCGTTTCCACTTAGAAGAAAAATGCTGGTTTAAACAACAAACTGATAACCACGAGAACAGGAGACACTATAGTAAGAATGTAAATAACAACATATTAGATGTTGAATTAAATGATAATGAGCCAAAAAACGATTATTAA